The genomic interval TGTAACTTTACTGACCAACCAAACCGGAAGGAATAGATTTAGTCACATCCGACAAGTTGAATATCGTCCGGGAGAAGACACGCAAACTGTATAGCCTATACCACTATACCAGGGACGGGACGGtacccactagcgtacctacgggggggggggcagagggggcagactgcccccctgacgagtcaaaacccatgcaagggacgtatccctgcccccccccccctgacgagtcaaaactgaTCCCTGGCCCGCTCCTTTGAACtcgaagacccttttttttttttttttttttgcttgtcaatttttttgctggtacGAAAtccctttatttgtggttgaagacctttttttttttgcttgtcaaattttttggcggacgaatttgcccccccccctgtggaaaatcctaggtacgccactgacggTACCATATAGGGGCAGGcgttcaacccccccccccccccgattaaaaaaaggaattaaaataaataacagaAGAGAAAATATGTGACCAACTTATATGTTGAACATAATCATTTAACAgtcggacaaaaaaaaaaccttaaccAATAGGGATTAGACAAGTTTTTTGGGCTTAACGCTCAAACTTTTGGTCGAAACTGTGACCAACTAAAATTATTCATCTATGGTCAAAATTGCCCAATGAATGTGTTATTTATAACTAAAAGTTTGCCGAACAAAACAAGAGACACGAAACTTTTCTGCAGCATAAAGtagacataattatatataacaaaaaaatccataaattttaatccgaaaaagaaataaagttaCATTTATGTCAACCTTGTTCCCCATATCAAAATACACAGGCGTTGCCAATGCACATAACAAGTCAACAGTCTCAGTCACAAAGTTCTAATGTAAATTCATCAAGGATTGGTTGGAGACACATACACTAGTACATGAGTAGGCTACCCTATAATATTTATCAATTACACTTTATGCATGGTTtcattaaagtaaataaatgaatgaatgaatgattataGATGAATGAAATGAGTATTGTTTTCAGTCAATAATGATTGAAGAAATGAATAACAAGTACAGTTAAGGGATAGACCTTCATGACCGTACACCAAGTTttttagtggggggggggggcatgacgcatatttaaaaaaaaactcgaaaGCGAGGGAGTGAAGTCTTGTCATGGAGgcgcttgtcatttttttttataatacctAAGGTTTGCGAGCACACTTTgacaaattttgtgaaaattttcagtaaaagtgTAACACTTAATTGTCCACCCCCATCACCGCCCCCTGCGCGCTGGGTTCGGCCATCATAAATATGTACGAAAGATTGTGTAAATGGTATAGTAGGCCTACTAAATGAATTAAGAGATCAATTAATGATCTATTATTGTTCtaaatcaattcaatcaaaATCACTGATTAACAGACATGACATTGTTATCGATGAGGAAATAGTTGGAGAGCATTTAAAATAATGAACGACATGAAGTGCGTAGAATCAAAAAGATATTGTTGAAGTAAAATATTCATTCACATGAATCATCTGATTCTGATCACTTTAGAACATTATATTTActttagaaaattattttatctcCAAAAATTCCATAGATTTCTTTAACAGATACTATTCAATACGAAGCAGTGGGCCCTATTCTACACAAGTTTCCCGAGATTTCTTAAACAAATACTATTATGAAGCAGTATACATCATGAATTGGTGCTATCATGGGAAGacgtcaattttttatttttcaaacacgAAAATTTTCAGTTATAAATTTTACTTTACTTTCGAGTTCCTTTTGTAAGGATAGGCTTTGCAttagatattttttattcatttcaattttgataGTTCATGGAGAATGAATGGTGTATTTTTTCATAGAAGCAAACCACGCGGGGTACTTGTGTCACACAAATCactttttcatgaaaacaaaatactaaAGGTCATtgacttttatatatatataacattggTATATTCATGTATCATTTATCTAAAGACGAATTACCAGAAAATTTTTcacaaatgttaaaaaaaatcaatcatatcACACATATCCTACGCGTCAGAGTATACCATCTTACTCTAACTCGAACAATTTTTACACAAAAACACAATAATATTCACAAGACCAAAATACATACCGTACTCTTCCGCCAGATATAACAGGATgcacatttattttaaaaacaacttattatttcttgaacCTGCTTTTTCTTCATTGTCTTGATCTCCATGATTAGTAAGTCATATACCTCGTATTTTTTTCTGTtgtcttttgttttgtatttgttttgtcttttttgGGCTCTTTCTCTGGTTACAACTGTATTTCTCTTGCTGTATACCAGCTGAGCAATATGCACATTGTGATGTGACAGTAATAATTATATCAGATATGATTTTACTAatttatgtacatacatgtagggcctatataCGGGTGTACGTACTTGCCATGTCATGGAAAGATATATCTATTCACCGTATGTTGATAATTTGTAATGCCTTGACCACTTCAATTTCAtatctttaaatatttttctttcatttgttctgtatttaattgaaaattCCAATCTGCATATTTAAGGTCATGAAATAATTATCCGTCTTCCACTATTAATTACAACTTATCTCACCGGGGCCTGCAATTTTTTACAAGCCTTGCTTTCATGTATGTCCGATCATATTTCTTTGACTTACGGGCCTAAGCTTCTATATACCTTAACTGGACTGATTGCATCATTATACTATGCTATTGTATGTCTTCTCAGTTGTTTATAATTTAATAGTTTTGCATTATTGTTGCTACTTTTTATGTGAATCAGATGTAAAggagaaatatgaaaatgaaattaataaacgaaatgaaaagaatgaaaagaaatagtcAAATATTTAATTGCACGAGGAGTCTTATTATAAATGATCTCAGTGGTGGACAATAATGcgatctttttttaaagaaaaaaaagtataatttaATATGGAAATACGTGTGTAAATCTTTTTCACGTGTGGAATTAGCAGCTATACGCGTTATCGAGTGGAGATCGTGCAGCTCACATTTTAATGACACTTTTAGTGATCTCtccaaatcatattattttcatcccGGAGCTAGACCTATCATGCCTATACTCCTTTAAgggtatgatttcagatttaGAGACAACATCGGCCCTGCACCTTTTGAGTGCCCCCGAGGGTTAAACAAGAGGTGATCTAGAACTATAATAGCATATAGACCTATATGGATGATCAGAAAAAGGATGGATGATGGTGATCAGAACCGGATCAGAATTCAAACCACTATATAGGGCTTTGAAACTTATCTCATATCCAAATAAAGAGGAATATGAATTATTTGCAAAGTAGGAATTTTTCATCCAAAGATGTTTGCCACTATTTTCTTTCTGGGCCGATATAGCATTATTAAGTAAAAAACAGGAGCTTCACCACTCTCAAAAAATAACTTGAGTGGCCAGGGGGCGAGGGGTCTCtcgtcctcccccccccccccccccccccttgcgaCGTCGACCCTGGATATACGGTACCGGATCGCGATTCAGAGCTAGCTAGCTATATATATAGCTCTGTTGTATGCGCACATATGTATGGCTATGCATGGTCAGTAACATGGCAGCTTCATGGATAAACTCTTGTCGTCTGGCTCTGTCACGTGCAAATAGTATTATGAGATTAAAGAGAGGAATATCTTCAAGAAACTTCATCTCCAGCTCACCATGCACATACTCTAGGAGACAAAACATGAAATCAGTCTTGTCGAATTGGTCATGCACTAAAAAATCGTATGATGGACAACGAAGCAGGATGATCATCGTCACAGAGCGTTTGTATTGCTCTTCTGCGAAACGCTGTTGGAACTGCAACGACGAACTCTCCCGGTCTGAGACGTCCAGTGGAGGACCTCGCGTCGCTGCTCTGTTCTGTGCCTCGTGCAGTATGATCCAGCCGCTGGAGGACGGATTGAACCACTTTCAGATCATGGGAATGTAATGCTTCTTTTGCTTcagaaaacattttaataagaTGTTCAGTTTAAATAAGAGAATGATCAGGTGCTAAATTGATGGGAAGAGATTGATATTCAGATATCGGgcatattatcatgattatttgaGATGAAGAAGGCTTGAACTGGGATCGAAATATTAATGCCACAAATGGCACAGGAGATgccccggaggggggggggggggtgctcgaCCAAAAAATTGGTAGGTATGTGCCAcagcgagacaaaaaacgggctTTGGAGcctcgcatgcgatgttttgaaatcggcagcaaATAATTATACGTGTGAGGACCTTCaattcatgttggctctaaatcacgaattttgagactgatagaagcatggcaAAGccaaagaagtgaaactttgtgtatagtaagaatattagttttaattgtttttaaagatcgtgatgttgcatgaattttatatttccccccataaaatcccacctttgtcactcggaatatcagatagagTTCACGGTATCGATGTTCGGGCAGGTGgagtgtagtgtagcggtagtcaggtagtgaagtggagtggtgcctgcacgaacatcgccctATACGGGCATAAGTGCATGCAGCTAACCCGCTGGCATGGGATATGGGCGCCAGGTGCGCttgcgcagaggcgatggtcggacagctcTGTGCGgctgcttttcaccaaaattgcaacTCATTGTCGCAGATCAATGTGGCCGAACAGcataacgaaaaatatgcaaagctttggaacgaatttcttcttttttctcgataagaagaaagtgatatgctttggagcggctttctttgttccttTCCTcaatgtaaaaatgggggtcctctCTGTGGCACGTACCCGCcacgcattatatactgagtgagtgcctttctttttttgcttccCCGTTAGTCTGGATTTAGAGAGCTTCACACTTTATCCCAAAGAGGAAAGTCTACAGGAAGAAGAATCCTTTAAGTTTTCTTCTCGTTATatgtaaaattgttttttttttttaagtttgaaattttgaatgaatgtTAATTGTTGCACTGAATTCATTTGGTACTTGTTTAGGGAGGAGAAGTTTGATGTTGAAGTTCAAGACCTGACCAACTGCTTTAGAAACCTTCAGAGGTTGCTTCACCCAGACAAATTCAGCAATAAATCAGAGGTAAAAAAGAAAAGCCATTCAGTGTTCTCTATAAAACCATTGTATTTGGGTATTGTTTTTGTGGTAATTtttatatgggggggggggggggctccaagAGCAAAAGTGaatttatgtaggcctatacaataaTATAGCAATGCACCTTGCTCactgaaaaaatgaaagtcaCTTGAAGTTAAGTGCTCTGATGTTAAATTCATGTAAAGGTGGTGATTTCAAATACATTCAAATGGGATTGTGAGATGCATTATTTTGGTTGTCAGGGCAAAGTCGGTTGAGTTCAGGATTATATGTCATCATCAGACTTGGGCAAAATGGTCTCTTTGCCATGGAATATCCCATTGCATCTGGATAC from Lytechinus pictus isolate F3 Inbred chromosome 2, Lp3.0, whole genome shotgun sequence carries:
- the LOC129274159 gene encoding iron-sulfur cluster co-chaperone protein HscB-like, coding for MVSNMAASWINSCRLALSRANSIMRLKRGISSRNFISSSPCTYSRRQNMKSVLSNWSCTKKSYDGQRSRMIIVTERLYCSSAKRCWNCNDELSRSETSSGGPRVAALFCASCSMIQPLEDGLNHFQIMGMEEKFDVEVQDLTNCFRNLQRLLHPDKFSNKSETEQNYSAAQSSAVNRAYKVLLKPLSRGLYLLELRGFSIEEGESNIEPLFLMEVMEINEELADTDDLETVKRIGKENTVSLNDHLDKLRVAFDEANYPQARELLMRLKYYANIDDKVKEKVGTN